The segment TGCAGGTATTAAACCAGAACTGGCGGAAGGAGCCATGGGCCCCGGTGTTGTCGGGATTGAAATAAAAACTGGACAGGGACCAGTACTGATCCATGATCGGATCCCGCTGGACCTGAAAACAGGTCTGCCGCACCAGCGGCATGACGGCGTTATTGAGCCGGGCCATTTCAGCGTTCAGCCAGCCGCTGCTCACCAGGGGCCGGGCCGAAGCATAACCGTAAAGATTGTTGGAGCCGATCACGAATCGCCGTAACTGCTGACGGGACGTGCCCCAGTGATCAAACTCCGCCCTCAACACCAGACCGTAAATCCGCAAGGGGTATTCGGCGGAAAGCCCGGTTTTCATGGCCTCCCAGTTGATGTCCCACTGAGTTTCAGGATAATGGGTGGCCAGGTAGGACCCGAAGTTCTGCCAGGGGGCGTTGGTGGACTGCAGATAGGCGGATGTGCCCAGATCGAGGGTGCCGGAGCCGGTGCCCATGTAACGGTCATGAATCCGGTCGACCCGGTTGGTATTGGTCATGTAGGGGTTATCGGTCCCGGTACCCGTGTAACTTGCATTAATTTGACTCCCCCCACCCCTCGGGCCGGCGCGGTCTTGCGGACCGAAAACCATGGTGTAGTTGGAGTCCATGGAGGCCATGTCCCCCAGTTCGGCCACCGAGCGGGGGTAGTCCCCCATTTTGAGGGCACCGACTTCTCCGTATGCTTCCAGGTAAATATCGCTGGCAAACCGGACCACGGTAACGGAGGTGGTGGAGCTGTAATAGTTCGGGTCGCTGATGGCCAGTTCACACATTTTGCCGCCTTCCAGCTCACCCATTTCATGATTGGTCATGACGTCCATACCGGCCATACCGGGTAACGGCATAAATGTCGCCAGCAGCAACAGGAGCATTATCCGAAAGGTCATCTCTAGCCGGACCTTGAATCCGAAACGAATCATCTCCCGCCATCGTACAGCGTGATCGATCATAATCAAGCACCTGAATTTGTATCCGCGAACAGTGTTTATGAATTATGGTTGCCGAATCGCGAAAAAATGTCAAGGAGAAATTTTGGTTAAGTGATCAAGTAACTTGAAGGTTCTTGAATTCACCTGACACTTATGCGATGTATAACCCCGTAGCCACTTAACACTTAACACTTAACCACTTAACACTTAATGTCCTCTTGCATGCACGCGATCATCGAACCTCTGGCGCCCGGGAAAGAGCGGTGGCGGATACCGGTCGTCTTTATTGCCCTGGGTCTGTTGTGTCTGGCCGTCTACGGCAATACCCTCCGGGCCCCCTTTGTTTTTGACGACATCCTCAACATCCCGAAAAATCCTCATATCCGGGTACGGGACCTGTCCCTGTCCTTCCTGGCCGACGTTTTCCGGAGCCGCTCCATCACCCGCCCGATTCCCGTGCTGTCCTTCGCCCTGAATTATTATTTTCACGGCTACCAGGTTTCCGGCTATCATGCGGTCAACTGGCTCATTCATCTGATCAACGGGCTGCTGGTTTATCTTCTGACCCGGCAGACCCTGGCATTGCTGAAAAAAGAAATTCCGGCGGCGCCTTTTCTGACCGCCGCCCTGTGGCTGGTCAATCCGGTTCACACCCAGTCGGTCACCTACATTATCCAGCGGATGACCTCCCTGTCCGCCCTGTTTTACCTCGCCGCTCTGGTCATGTACATCCGGGCCAGAACGGTTTCACCGGACGCCGGGCGCCCCAGGGCCGTCGCGTTTCTGTGGCTGATCGGCAGCGGGGTATCGGGAATATGCGCCCTGGCCTCCAAGGAAAGCGCCATCACCCTGCCGCTGATGATTTTCCTCTATGAATGGTTTTTTATCCGCGATCTGGAAGCCGGTTTCATCCGCAGACAGGCCACGACCCTGTTTGCCATGGCGGCCGCCCTCACCGTCCTTGTCTTCATCTACCTCAAAGGCGACCCGGTCACGGCCATCCTGGCCACCTATGAGAAGAAGCCCTTTACCATGGGGGAGCGCCTGCTGACCCAGCCCCGGGTGATCGTTCATTATATTTCCCTGCTGCTGCTGCCCCTGCCGGAACGACTGACCGTCGATCACTGGGTGACGGTTTCCACGGCCCTGACCCGTCCCGCCACCACCCTGCCCGCGCTGGTTCTGCTGCCGCTGGCCGTTATCGCCGCCGTCCGCAAGGCCCGCGGCAACCGCCTGTTCTCTTTTGCCATCCTGTGGTTTCTGGGGGTCCTGGCGGTGGAATCGTCCGTCATTGGCCTGGCCATGCTGGTCGAGCACCGCACCTATCTTCCTTCGGTTTTTCCGTTCATGGCCATGGTCTGCGTTCTCATGCAACGCATCGCCCCCCGTCGGCTGGCCATGGCAACGATCGTTCTGCTGATCGCCGTTTGCGGGTTCTGGACCCGGCAGCGGAACGGGGTCTGGACCGACGACGTCCGCCTCTGGCAGGACGCCATTGAAAAGTCGCCCGCCAGTTTCATCGCCTACAACAACCTGGGCATGGCCCTCGGCAAACAATGCCGGAACGAAGAAGGGATCACCGCCTGTCTTCGATCCATCGCCCTTTCCCCGCCCAAAGTCAACACGGCTGACGCCTATAACAATATCGCCAGAATGTATGATGCCCTGGGCGACACCGAAAAGGCCATTGAATACGGCCAGCGGGCCGTCCAGATCAATCCGAACCTGGCGGAAGCGCACATGAACCTGGGCAGCGCCCTGCTGGCGTCAAATCGTCTGGACGAGGCCGTCACCCACCTGGAGACCTCGGTCCGTCTGTCCCCATGGCTGACACCCGCCTATCCCCTGCTGGCCCGGGCCGGTTACCAGAAAGACGGAAACATCAACCGGGCCATGGATCTCTGCCGCCGGGCCCTGGCGGTGGATCCCGATTTCGCCGACGCCGAAGTCATGCTGGGCGCCCTGCTGCAGCATGGGGGGAATCCGCACCAGGGGCTGTTTCACCTGAAACGGGTGCTCGACCGGTTACCGTCCCATCCCCAGGCCAATTTAAACGCCGGCATCGCCTTAAACCGGCTGAACCGGCCGGAAGAGGCCGTCGCCTGTCTCACCCGGGCCGCGGAAGCCCTGCCGAAAATGGCCCTGGCCCGGGCCGAACTGGGATCGGGGCTGCTGGCCGCCAACCGCCTGGATGAGGCCCGGACGGAGCTGACCCGGTCTCTGGATCTGTCACCGGACGATCCCGCGGTTCTGGCAAAACTGGCCCTGATCAGCGAAAAAAAACAGCAATGGAACGAAGCCGTCTACTACTACCGCAGGGCTTTGTCGGTCGTTCCCGACACCCCGGAACTGCTCAACCAGCTGGCGGTAGCACTGGCCAACGGCCAGGCATTCAATGAAGCCGCCGGGATCCTGGAAAAACTGGAAAAACTGCTGCCCGAAGCCCCGACGGTGTCATTCAACCTGGCCTGCCTGTATGCCCGGCAGAACCAGACCGACAGGGCCCTGGGTCAACTGGAAAAGGCGATGGAAAAAGGATACCATGATATTAAGGCGTTGCGGACGGATCCGGATCTGGAATCGATCCGCGGCACGCCTCGCTTTCAACAGATGATGAATAACCTGAAAGACACCCCATGACCCCCGGCCATTCCGACAGCGCCATGGTTTTCCGGAAAGCGGCTCCGGCCGTTTTTCTGATGATTTACGCCATCGGCGCGCTGGTCTACGGCAATTCTCTTACGGCGCCGTTTTATTGCGATGACCTCTCCCTGATCAGCGAAAATCCCCATATCCGCCTGACCCGGCTAACCAAAGAGCAACTCACTGATGCCATAAGGAACAACCCCGCGGGCAGGATCCTGCCCCTAATGACTTTTGCCGCCAATTACTACCTGCATCAATATCGGGAAAGCGGTTACCATCTGACCAATCTTCTTCTGCATGTATTTAACGGCTGGCTGGTTTTCTGTCTGGCCTGGCAGACCTTTCGCCTGACGGGAAGCAAGCCCTTTTTCCCGTCTCTGGTGACCGCTATGCTCTGGCTGGTCCAGCCCGCGCATACCCAGTCCGTAACCTATATTGTCCAGCGCATGAACGCCATGGCCGTCCTGTTCTACCTCCTGGCCATGATCTGCTATGTCCGGGCCCGAACCCGTCAGGAGCGGGACGCCCGCAAAGGCGTCACCGCCCTGTGGTTTTCCGGCTGCTGCCTGGCCGGGCTGGCCGGCCTGATGTCCAAGCAGATTGTCGCCACCCTGCCGGCATTTATCTTCCTGTATGAGTGGTTTTTTTTCCGGAACCTGGACAGCGGCTGGCTGCGGCGGCGTTGGCGGTGGCCGCTTCTGGCGATCCTGTTGTGCGTTTTCTTCGCCGGCATCTATCTGGGCGGCCACCCCCTGGCGCGGATAGCGGACACCTATCAAGGCAAACCGTTCACCCCCGGACAGCGCCTGCTGACCCAGCCGTCGGTTCTGGTCTATTATCTGTCTTTGCTGTTCTATCCCCATCCGGACCGGCTGACCCTGAACTATGATTTCCCCATCTCCCGTGCTGTCACCGACCCGGTGACAACCGCGCTGGCCCTGGCGGCCCTGGCGGCCCTGGTCGTCCTGGCCGTAAAAACGGCCCGGCGACAGCGGCTGCTGTCATTTGCCGTTTTCTGGTATCTGGGGTCCCTGGCGGTCGAGTCTTCCCTGATCGGTCTGGCCATGGCTTTCGAACACCGCCTGTATCTTCCCTCAATCTTCCCGGCCATGGCCGCGGCCGCCCTCCTGATCCGGCTCGTCCGGTCCAGGGGGGTGGCGATCATTCTGGCCGGTGGGATCATCATTGCCGGCGGGTACTGGACGTACCAGCGGAACATCACCTGGCAGGACCGGGTCTCCTTCTGGCGAGACGGCTGCATGAAGTCGCCGCGGCTGGTCTCCCCCCGGAATGACTACGGACTGGCCCTGGCCGAAGCCGGGGAGGTGGAAAAGGCCAGGGACGAGTATGAAAAAGCCCTGGCTCTCCCCCATGGCGAAAAAGGGCCGGTTCACTACAACCGGGGGTTGCTCTCCTATCAATCCGGAGATATGGCGGCGGCGGAAAACGAATTCCGGCAGGCCATTTCATTGCAGCCGGATTTCGCCGGAGCCCTGACAAGCATGGGTATCATCGCGACCGAAAAGGGAAGCCCGGTGGAAGCCTTGCCGCTGCTGGAAACCGCCGTTCGCCTTTGCCCGAGCGATTCCGAAGCTCATAACGCCCTGGGCAGGGCCTATTATCAGGCCGGTCAGGTGGAACCGGCCATCCGCCACGGCCGCCGGGCACTGGAACTGGACCCGGGAAACGCCGCCGCAGCAAACAATCTTGGGGCCATCTTCCTGGGGACCGGCGATGCCGGGGAAGCCCTGCCCCACTTGAAAAGAGCCCTGGAGCTGTCGCCCGACCTGGCGGAAACCAATATTAATATCGGCATCGCTTACGACAAGCTGAACGACCCCGTGACGGCGGCGTTTCATCTTTTCCGGGCGGTCTACCTGGCGCCGGACGCTCCGGTCGCCCGCGCCGAACTCGGTCTTTTCCTGGTGCGGCAGGAAAAATACCAGGACGCGAGGACGCACCTGGAAAAGGCCCTGGCCCTGCGGCCCGATTTTTCCAAGGCGCGGCTGGCCCTGTCGGCGGCTCTGGCCGGACAGGGCCTGACGGACGAGGCCGTTGCCCAGTGCCGGAAAGTCCTCGCCGACCACCCGGAACATGCCGGTGCCAGCCAACAAATGAGAGCGCTTACGACCAGATCCGGTGAAAAGGCCGATGAATAGGCGCTGCCCCCACTCCAACCTGCTGCATCACCCGCTGGCCGCGGCGGGTATAGTGGTTCTGGTTGCCCTGGCGGTCTATGGCCATACGCTGTCGGCGCCGTTCGTGTTTGACGATGACGGTATTATTGCCGACAACCCCCAGATCATGGTCAGCGGCCTTACCTGGCAGGCGTTGACCAATTTATTTGAAGGCCCTTCCGCCCGCCGCCCCCTGGCCAAACTGACGTTTCTACTGAACTACGCTCTACACCGCCTGGATGTCACCGGTTACCGCCTCGTCAATCTTGCTCTCCATATTGTCAACGCCCTGCTGGTATATTATCTGACGCGGCTTACTCTGGGCATGATGCATCAGAACACGCGATCGACACCGCTGCTGGCCTGCCTTCTCTGGCTGGCGCTGCCGCCGCACATTCAATCCGTCACCTATATCGTCAAACGCATGAACCTGCTGGCCACGGTGTTCTACCTGCTGGCACTGATATGCTATATTCAGGGGCGGATCCGTCTGGGCATGAACGCCGGCAAAAAAAAAGCGGCCATCCTGTTTTCCGGATGCGCCCTGTGCGGATTGGTCGGCCTGACCGCCAGGGAAACGATCGTCGCCCTGCCGGCATTCCTCTTTCTGTATGAATGGTACTTCTTCCGGAACCTGGACGCCGCCTGGTTGAAAAAACGTTTCCCCTGGCTGTTGATCATCGGAATTTTATGCGGGTTTCTTGCCGTTGTCTGTCTTGGCGGCCACCCCCTGGAACGGATAGCCGAGACGTACCGGGACAAGCCGTTCACCCCCGGCCAGCGGTTGCTGACCCAGCCGCGGGTGGTCATCTACTTTGTGTCATTGCTGCTCTACCCCCATCCGGACCGGCTGACCCTGGATTACGACTTTCCTCTGTCGCTGTCGCTGATGGACCCGCTTCCCACGATAGCGGCCCTGGCAGCCCTGGCCGGGCTGATCGTCCTGGCAATAGCCGCGGCCCGGGAACACCCGCTGCCGTCGTTCGCCATTTTCTGGTTTCTGGGCAACCTGGCTATCGAGTCCTCGTTCATCGGCCTGCCCCTCATCTTCGAACACCGCACCTACCTGCCGTCGATATTTCCGGTCATGGCCGT is part of the Thermodesulfobacteriota bacterium genome and harbors:
- a CDS encoding tetratricopeptide repeat protein, translated to MHAIIEPLAPGKERWRIPVVFIALGLLCLAVYGNTLRAPFVFDDILNIPKNPHIRVRDLSLSFLADVFRSRSITRPIPVLSFALNYYFHGYQVSGYHAVNWLIHLINGLLVYLLTRQTLALLKKEIPAAPFLTAALWLVNPVHTQSVTYIIQRMTSLSALFYLAALVMYIRARTVSPDAGRPRAVAFLWLIGSGVSGICALASKESAITLPLMIFLYEWFFIRDLEAGFIRRQATTLFAMAAALTVLVFIYLKGDPVTAILATYEKKPFTMGERLLTQPRVIVHYISLLLLPLPERLTVDHWVTVSTALTRPATTLPALVLLPLAVIAAVRKARGNRLFSFAILWFLGVLAVESSVIGLAMLVEHRTYLPSVFPFMAMVCVLMQRIAPRRLAMATIVLLIAVCGFWTRQRNGVWTDDVRLWQDAIEKSPASFIAYNNLGMALGKQCRNEEGITACLRSIALSPPKVNTADAYNNIARMYDALGDTEKAIEYGQRAVQINPNLAEAHMNLGSALLASNRLDEAVTHLETSVRLSPWLTPAYPLLARAGYQKDGNINRAMDLCRRALAVDPDFADAEVMLGALLQHGGNPHQGLFHLKRVLDRLPSHPQANLNAGIALNRLNRPEEAVACLTRAAEALPKMALARAELGSGLLAANRLDEARTELTRSLDLSPDDPAVLAKLALISEKKQQWNEAVYYYRRALSVVPDTPELLNQLAVALANGQAFNEAAGILEKLEKLLPEAPTVSFNLACLYARQNQTDRALGQLEKAMEKGYHDIKALRTDPDLESIRGTPRFQQMMNNLKDTP
- a CDS encoding tetratricopeptide repeat protein, encoding MTPGHSDSAMVFRKAAPAVFLMIYAIGALVYGNSLTAPFYCDDLSLISENPHIRLTRLTKEQLTDAIRNNPAGRILPLMTFAANYYLHQYRESGYHLTNLLLHVFNGWLVFCLAWQTFRLTGSKPFFPSLVTAMLWLVQPAHTQSVTYIVQRMNAMAVLFYLLAMICYVRARTRQERDARKGVTALWFSGCCLAGLAGLMSKQIVATLPAFIFLYEWFFFRNLDSGWLRRRWRWPLLAILLCVFFAGIYLGGHPLARIADTYQGKPFTPGQRLLTQPSVLVYYLSLLFYPHPDRLTLNYDFPISRAVTDPVTTALALAALAALVVLAVKTARRQRLLSFAVFWYLGSLAVESSLIGLAMAFEHRLYLPSIFPAMAAAALLIRLVRSRGVAIILAGGIIIAGGYWTYQRNITWQDRVSFWRDGCMKSPRLVSPRNDYGLALAEAGEVEKARDEYEKALALPHGEKGPVHYNRGLLSYQSGDMAAAENEFRQAISLQPDFAGALTSMGIIATEKGSPVEALPLLETAVRLCPSDSEAHNALGRAYYQAGQVEPAIRHGRRALELDPGNAAAANNLGAIFLGTGDAGEALPHLKRALELSPDLAETNINIGIAYDKLNDPVTAAFHLFRAVYLAPDAPVARAELGLFLVRQEKYQDARTHLEKALALRPDFSKARLALSAALAGQGLTDEAVAQCRKVLADHPEHAGASQQMRALTTRSGEKADE
- a CDS encoding tetratricopeptide repeat protein, with translation MNRRCPHSNLLHHPLAAAGIVVLVALAVYGHTLSAPFVFDDDGIIADNPQIMVSGLTWQALTNLFEGPSARRPLAKLTFLLNYALHRLDVTGYRLVNLALHIVNALLVYYLTRLTLGMMHQNTRSTPLLACLLWLALPPHIQSVTYIVKRMNLLATVFYLLALICYIQGRIRLGMNAGKKKAAILFSGCALCGLVGLTARETIVALPAFLFLYEWYFFRNLDAAWLKKRFPWLLIIGILCGFLAVVCLGGHPLERIAETYRDKPFTPGQRLLTQPRVVIYFVSLLLYPHPDRLTLDYDFPLSLSLMDPLPTIAALAALAGLIVLAIAAAREHPLPSFAIFWFLGNLAIESSFIGLPLIFEHRTYLPSIFPVMAVVASAAAHIRPARTGVFVLTAAICLCGLWTWQRNGVWLTHIDLWRDSVKKAPGNARACHNLGLALERSGDYPQAIQWFRRSLDLAGRRLEKGSPAIAQINNSLGAALLETGAYQEAITSLRTALSVQTESFAAEGLDTAEIHNNLGVAYLRTGDVDLALSHARQALEMRISGAGADSMEAAESLNNLGLVYERQRDYNRAAACFQEALRVFRHKAGDEDNRTATAWNNLGMVALRQNDVPRALACFNQALAIRLRLLGPRHPSSAEIDYNLGLACLARGDAGLAATHFRQALTVFRDRFGDGHPATRTVLERLSGLEPAAGPESEETAHDD